The window CGGACGGATCCCATGGGCCTCGCGCTCGAACAGGACGAGGCCGGTCTCCTTCTCCAGGGCGGAGATCTGCTGGGAGATCGCGGACGCGGTGTAGCCGAGGTCGCGGGCCGCGATCGCGAACGACCCGCTGCGGACGACGGCCTTCAGTGTGAGCAGGTGCAGGGGCTTCAGCACACGGCCTCCTCATTGATGGGGTCAAGCGTAAGCAGTGCTTGCCCTCAAGCGTCAATTCTTTCGCTCTGCTGGCCCTTGTGGGTGACCCCGCCCGGCCCACATCGTGGTGAGGACCAGGGCGAACGCGCCTGGTGGGCAAGGAGGAGCGAGCACAGTGACCACGACAGCGCCGGGCCGGCCCGGCCTCGACGCGGCGGCTGTGGCCGCGGCCCTCGCCGGAGAGGACTGCGGAGAGGTCGCCGGTGACGCGGGCCGCCGGGCACAGTACTCGGCCGACGCCTCCAACTACCGGCAGATCCCGCTCGCCGTGGTCTTCCCCTGCGAGCGGCGGCACGTCCTCAACGCCCTCGCCGTGTGCCGCCGCCTGGGCGTGCCGGTCACCTCGCGCGGGGCCGGCACCAGCACCTCCGGCCAGGCGGTGGGCGCGGGCGTGGTGCTGGACTTCTCCCGTCACTTCAACCGGCTGCTCGCGCTGGACCCGCAGGAACGGACCGCCACGGTGCAGCCGGGCATCGTCCTGGACGATCTGCAGAGCGCGGCCTTTGCCCACGGACTCCTCTTCGGCGCCGACCCGTCCACCCACAGCCGCTGCACGCTCGGCGGCATGATCGGCAACAACGCCTGCGGATCGCACTCCCTGGCCTGGGGACGCACCGCCGACAACGTCCTGGAACTCGAAGTGGTCACCTACCGGGGCACGGTGGTCCGGCTCGGCGAGATGACCCAGCGGGAGATCGACGAGGCCATCGCCGCCGGCGACGACCGCGGACAGCTGATCGCGTCCCTGCACCGGCTCGCCCAGGACAACCTGGCGGCGCTGCGTACCAAGCTGGGCCAATTCCCGCGGCAGGTCTCGGGCTACGCGCTGGAACACCTGCTGCCGGAACGCCGCTTCAACCTCGCCCGCGCCCTGGTCGGCAGCGAGGGCACGCTCGCCGTCGTCCTGTCGGCGACCGTCCGCCTGATCTCCCCGCCCCCCGCCCGGGCCCTGGTCGTCCTCGGCTTCCAGGACGCCGGCGCCGCGGCCGACGCCGTACCCGCCCTGCTGGACCACGAGTTGCTGGCCCTTGAGGGACTCGACCAGGCGCTGACCGATATCGTCACCCGCCCCGAGACCCGCGCGACGATCGACACCCTGCCCACCGCCCGGGCCTGGCTGTTCGCCGAACTCGGCGGTACGGCAGAGGAGTTGTCCCGCCGCGCCAACGAACTCACCGAGACCGCCCGGCAGGCCGCGGGCTGCACCGGAAGCGAGATCGTCACCGATCCGGCCCGTGCCCGACGGCTGTGGCGGATCCGCGAGGACGGAGCGGGCCTGGCGACCCGCATGCCCGACGGCTCGGAAGCCTGGCCCGGCTGGGAGGACGCGGCCGTCCCGCCCGGTCAACTCGGCTCCTACCTCCGCCAGTTCACCCGGCTGCTGGACCAGCACGACCTGCGGGGCGCGGTATACGGCCACTTCGGCGAGGGCTGCCTGCACGTCCGTATCGACTTCGACTTCACCACCGAACAGGGCACCGCCGTCTTTCGCGCCTTCGTCACCGACGCGGCCAAGCTCGTCACCGCGCACGGCGGCTCCCTGTCCGGCGAACACGGCGACGGCCAGGCCCGCTCCGAGCTGCTGCCGCTGATGTACGGGCCCGAAGTCATCGCCCTGTTCGAGGAGTTCAAGGAGATCTGGGACCCCGACAACGGCCTGAACCCCGGCATGATCGTGCGGCCGCTGCCGGTCGACGGCAACCTGCGTGTCAGCGCGCACCGCACTCCGCTGCCGCTGGTTTCCTCCTCAAGAGGCTTCGCCTTCCACGCCGACGACGGCGACTTCGCCAAGGCCACCCGCCGCTGTGTCGGCGTCGGCAAGTGCCGTACCGCCGCCCACCGCGGCGACGTCATGTGCCCCAGCTACCGGGTCACCCTCGACGAGAAGGACTCCACCCGGGGCCGGGCCCGCCTGCTGTACGAGATGACCCAGGGCGAGGTGATCACCGACGGCTGGCGGTCGACCGAGGTCCGCGACGCCCTCGACCTGTGCCTGTCCTGCAAGGGGTGCAGCGCTGACTGCCCGGTGGAGGTGGACATGGCCACGTACAAGTCGGAGTTCCTGTACCACCACTACAAGGGGCGAGTCCGGCCCGCCTCGCACTACACGATGGGCTGGCTGCCGCTGCTGTCCCGCGCCGCCGCCCGGATGCCGCGCCTGGTCAACGCCCTGACCTCCTCCCGACTGGCCCCGCTCCTCAAGCGGCTCGGCGGCATCGACGGCCGGCGCGAGATCCCGCGCTTCGCCGACGAGACCTTCCTCGCCCGGTTCCGCCGCCGCACACCGAAGGGGGACGGCCACCGGGGCCCGGTCATGCTGTGGGTCGACTCCTTCAACAACCACTTCACACCCGAGGTCCTCGAAGCCGGGGTCGCGGTACTGGAGGACGCCGGCTTCCGGGTCCAGGTCCCCGACGGCACCCAGTGCTGCGGACTGACCTGGATCACCACCGGCCAGCTGGGCATCGCCCGACGCATGGCGCGGCGCACCGTCAACGCCCTTGCCTCAGCCGCCGATTCGGGAACTCCGGTCGTCGGTCTCGAACCCAGCTGCACAGCGGCCCTCAAGACCGACCTGCCCGAACTGCTGGACGGCGACGACCGTGCCCGCGCCCTGGCCGCAGCCACCGTCACACTCGCCGAACTCCTGGTCCGGCACGCACCCGACTGGCAGCCCCCGCGTATCGACGCCCGGTCGATCAGCCAGACCCACTGCCACCAGCACGCCACCTCCGGCTTCGGCGCCGACAGCGCACTGCTGCACCGCATGGGCGTCGACAACACCACGATCGCATCCGGGTGTTGCGGCCTGGCCGGCAACTTCGGCTTCGAACGCGGCCACTACGACGTCTCCGTCGCCGCGGGCGAGCAGGTCCTGCTCCCCGCCGTACGCTCCGCCGCCCCCGGCACACACGTCCTCGCCGACGGATTCAGCTGCCGCACCCAGATCGCCCAGCAGACCGACCGCACCGGCACCCACCTCGCGCAGCTCATCGCGCGAGCCCTGCCTCCCGCCACCGAGCTTCCCGCTACCGACAAGGAACACATCCGTGACTGACGCACTCTCCCTCGTCGACGACTGGGGCCCCGAGAAGATCGTCGTCGTCTCCCACCGCCGTACCGGCATGAAGGGCGTCCTGGTCATCGACAACACCGCCCGGGGCATCGGCAAGGGCGGAACCCGTATGAGCCCCACGGTGACCGTCGACGAGGTGGCGCGCCTCGCCCGGGTCATGACGTGGAAGTGGGCGAGCGCCGATCTCTTCTACGGCGGCGCCAAGGCCGGCATCGTCGCCGCCCCGGCCTCCCCGGACAAGGAGGCGATCCTGCGCGCCTTCGCCCGCGCCCTGTCCAACGAGGTGCCCCGCGAGTACGTGATGGGGCTCGACATGGGGCTGACCGAGAGCGACGCCGCGATCATCCAGGACGAACTGGGCGACCGCGGGGCCGCCGTGGGCACCCCCGAGCACCTCGGCGGAGTCGCGTACGACAAGCTCGGCGTCACCGGCTACGGGGTCGCCGAGAGCACCGATGCCGCAGCCCAGCGCCTGGGCCTGCCCCTCGGCGGGGCACGCGTCGCCATCCAGGGTTTCGGCGCCGTCGGCAGCGCGGCGGCCCGGCGGTTCTCCGAACTCGGGGCCACCGTCGTGGCGGTCTCCACCGCCCACGGGGCCCTGCACGACCCCACCGGACTCGACGTCGACGACCTCCTGACGGCCCGCGAGGAGCACGGCGACCACTTCGTTACCCGCCGCCCGGTCCGGGGCACCACGCTCGCCTCCGGCGCGGAACTCACCGTGGACTGCGACATCCTGGTGCCCGCGGCGCTTCAGGACGTCATCGACCACAGCACCGCGCACGAGATCAAGGCCCGGCTCGTCGTCGAAGGTGCCAACCTGCCCACGTCCGTGGACGCCCAGGACATCCTCGACCGGCGCGGCATCACCGTGGTCCCCGACTTCGTCGCCAACGCCGGAGGTGTCGTCGCCGCCGCCTTCGCGATGGACGCCCGCTACTCCGGCTTCCGCCCCGACACCACCGCCATCTTCGAGACCATCTCGACGAGGCTGCGCGCCAACACGGTCACCGTCCTCGACGAGGCCGAGCGCTGTCACGTCACCCCGCACGCCGCCGGCCGCGCTCTGGCCGAGCAGCGCGTCCGTACCGCGATGCGGAGCAAGGGGCGCCTGCCCCGCGACTGACGACGCGGCGGTAGCCTGGGTCACTTTCCGTCGGCGCGGGTCGCACGCCGTACCAGGTTCACCCAGGTCGCCTGGAGACGTGCGACAAGGACCCCGCACCCGGCGCCCAGGTCCGCGTCGGCGGCAACTGGAGCCTGCTCGTGATCGGCGCCCTCTGGGTGACGTTCCGCGTCGGCCGTGCGCTGTGTGAGTACCGAGTCCGCGCCCCAGGTCGACGGCGACCGCCCGGCCGGACGTCGGTGACGCGGCCACTCCCCGAACCTCTCTCCGCGCCGCCCTTGACTCCCCCCGGGAGCGGCACGGAGAGGGCCGGGGCGGCCGGGGCTCCGCCACGCACGGGGGCCCGGCCGCCCCACACACCCTTCGGACCGGCGGCGGCCGGTCAGCCCTTCTCCGCGATGCTCACCGGCCGGTCGTTCCGCAGCGCGGTGAAGAGCCGTTTCGCCTTCGCCGCGTCCCATTTCACGGCGCTGCCCTTCGACGTGCTGATGCCGACTCCGGCCACGGGGACGCTGAGCTGCCGACCGTCCCCGGACGAGACGCTCCTCATCGCCTGGAACAGCGAGACGAGGGTGCGCGGCTCCATGTCCTTGTCCACCACGAGGGTGTCCAGCGCCGCGCCCAGCAGGGGATACGCCCGGAACGGATTGAGCGCGGTGCCCGGTGTGGCCGCCTTGTGGGCGAGCGCGGCGAGGAACTTCTGCTGGTTCCTGCTGCGCCCCAGGTCGCCCTGGGCCTCCTGGTGCCGCTGGCGGACGAACGCGAGTGCCTGGGCGCCGTCCAGGGTGTGGCAGCCCTTCGTCAGGTCGAGACCCGACTTCTTGTCCTTGATGTCCCGGTCCACGCACATGTCCACGCCGCCGACGGCGTCCACGACACCGACGAAGCCGCCGAAGCCGATCTCCGCGTAGTGGTCGACGCGCAGGCCCGTGTTGAGCTCGACGGTCCGCACGAGCAGCCGGGCGCCGCCCAGGGAGTAGGCCGCGTTCAGCTTGTTCTTCGCCGCGCGGTGCCGCTTTCCGGTGTCGGGGTCGAGGTACGACGGGAGGGTCACCCACGAGTCGCGGGGCAGGCTCACCAGCGTGGTGCCGTGGGCGCCGGTGTGCAGCAGCATCATCGAGTCGGTACGGCCGCCGCCGCCACCGCCGGCGTGCAGATCCTTCCTGTCCTGCTCGGACAGGCCGTCACGGTTGTCGGAGCCCACGATGAGGTACGTGGTCCCCTTCCCCTGCGGCGGACGGTCACCGGCCTCGCCGAGGTCGACCGCCCGGTCGAGCTCGAAGTCGGCCCAGGCGTACGTGCCGCCGCCGGTGAGGAGCAGCGCGCCGAGCAGCAGCGCCAGCAGGCGTGCGATACGGCGGCGCCGGCTGGGGCGTACCCAAGGGGGGCGTGTGCTGCGGGTGTGGCCACCGCCGGGCTGCGCCCCGTTCGGGCTCGGGACGGGTTCCTCGTACGGCCGTATCTGTTCCGTCTGTGCGATGAGCTGTCCCGTGAGCACTCGTGGCGCCTGTGTCTCCCCGTTCCAGCCGCTCATGGGCTGCATGGGTTCCATCGGTTCCATGGGTTCCCCCCTGATCACCTCGACGACAGCTCCCGGGCGGCGACCGGCTGTCTCAGCTGCTCCGTGGCGGCCGTGCCCGCACGCTGCATGCGGTGCCACTTCAGCCGGGTGCCGCCCAGGAGGGCGAACACGGACTGGATGACGACCAGATACATCAGCTGCCGGTAGACGAAGAGCTGGAACGGCATCGACCACAGGGCCCGCAGCTTCTCCCTGTCGAGCCTCAACGCGTAACCGGCACACAGCAGTTGGAGGACGAGGAAGGCGAGCCACACCCCCAGCGCCTGCGCGGGATCGGTGAAGAGCGCGCCGTACAGCGCGAACAGGTCGACGACCGGGGCCATCAGCGGCATGACCACCTGAAAGAGCATCAGGTAGGTCAGCCCGCGGCGCGCGAAGCGTCCGGCGGTGCCCACTTCGAGGACGGCTCCGCGGTGCTTCCACATCGCCTGGAGCGTGCCGTAGCACCAGCGGTAGCGCTGCCGCCACAACTGCCGTAGCGAGGTGGGCACTTCGGTCCAGGCGATGGACGACTCCTCGTAGACCACCCGCCAGCCGGCCCGCCACAGGGCCATCGTGAGGTCGGTGTCCTCGGCGAGGGTGTCCTCGCTGACCCCGCCGACGCCCATCAGCGCGTCCCGCCGGAAGGCGCCGATGGCTCCCGGCACCGTCGGCATGCACTCCAGCACCTCGAACATCCGCCGGTCGAGGTTGAAGCCGAAGACGTACTCCAGGTGCTGCCATCTGCCCAGGAGCCCGCGCCGGTTGCCGACCTTGGTGTTGCCGCTGACGGCGCCGACGGCCGGGTGCGCGAGCGGCTGGATGAGCCGGTACAGGGCGTCGGGCTCGAAGACGGTGTCGGCGTCGACCATCACGACGATGTCGTACGAGGCGTGCGCCAGGCCGGTGTTGAGCGCGGCCGCCTTGCCTGAATTGGGCTGCCGGATCACCCGCACGCGCGGGTCGTTGATCCAGGTGGCGAGGTCCGCGGTCTGATCCGTCGACCCGTCGTCGATCACGATGACCTCGAGGCCCCAGTGCGTGGACGCGAGCAGCGAACGGACCGTGGACTCGATGCCGGCCTCTTCGTTGTACGCCGGTACGAGCACCGTCACGGGTGCGTCGACCTCCCGCAGCCGGGGCGAGCCGGGACGGAAGCGGGTCAGGCGCCGGACGTGGGCGCGGGCGAACACGGTCAGCATCACCAGCCGCAGCACGCCCAGCGCGCCCAGCGCGAGCAGCACCCAGGTCATGGCGTTCGTGAACGCGTGACCGGCGGTCGTGGTCCAGATCAGCGCCTTGCCCTGCCAGCGTTCGGCGGTGGACACCCGTGTGTCGGCCGAGGGCATGCCGAGCGCGTCCGTGACGGTGGTGAACCGGTCGGCGTGCGGGTTGCCGAGCAGGTCCTTCGTCTCGTCGTACGCCAGGTCCGTCTGGCTGAACTGGCGGACCATGCCGTACTTCGGATCGCGGTCGGGCCGGTCCGCGGCGACCACCACGTAGCCGTTCGCGGCGGCGCGGCGGGCCGCCGACCACTCGGCGCCGCACAGCGTGTCCACCTGGGTGGTCAGCGGCATCCGCAGCAGGTCGGTGCGGATGCCCGCCGAACCGGCGAGGGTCTTTTCGGTGAGCGTCAGCTCCATCGCGGTGCGCACGCGCGACGAGGAACCGAGGTCGGCGCCGGTGTACGTGTGCGAGCCGATCTCGTGGCCCTCGTCGAGGATCCGCCGTACCAGTTCCGGATGGCGTGCCGCCTCGGCACCCAACAAGAAGAAGGTCGCGTGCGCGTGATGCCTGCGCAGCAGGTCGAGGAGGCGCGGGGTCCAGTAGGGATCGGGTCCGCCGTCGTAGGTGAGCGCGACGGTACGGGCGGGCACGGCCGAGGACTCGACGTCGTTCCCGCTGATACGGCGCAGGACCGGGCCGCTCTCGTCCACGGCCTCGGGTACGGGCCTGGTGCAGGGGAGGCGTGTTTTGGCGGCGTCGACCTCATGGATGGTCCAGCCCTCGAAGAGCAGGGCGGCGAAGACGACGGACAGGGTGAGGGCCAGCAGCCGCCAGTGACGGCGGGGCTCGCGGGAGCGGGCGTGGCGGCGTCGTGTCGAGCGGCTCACGCCACACTCCTTGGAGTGACGTTAATCACAGCTGAATCGAGGGCTGTTCGGTGGGAGCCGGGGGTGGCCGTGAGTGCTCCGAGTGCGGTGCGGACGGGCGAGCCGAGCCCGTGTCCGAGACCGCGTGAACCGGCGGGAGGTGTCGATCTGACGGCGCGGACAGCGGTGAGTGCGGTGGCACTCCACGTGCTCTTCACAGAGTTGTCGAAGGTGTTGGCACCCGATGAAGGCGCGTGCGTTATCTGCTGGTTTGTCTTCCGGCCGAGCTGTTGCATGGGCGGCGAGTGTAGCCACGAGTGATGCCGCGGGTGTGTCCGAAAGGGGAGGTCGTCCACCGCGACACGGAGGGTGTGACACTCGGCCCTGCCGGTGCGCTGGACTAGGTGGATGTGGGGAAGTGGGCCCTTGTGCGCCCTCCCCGGCGGTGGATCTCCTGTAGGCCGTGGCCCGTCTTCATCGACTGTTTTCAGCCACCCGGCCGGTGTACGTGCTGGGCCACCGAAGTCGGCAAAGGGAAGAACAGCCTTGTGACGGCGATCCAGCACAGCCGGGCGGGAAGACGGCAGGCCATGCGTCGGATCCGGCCCCGCCGTCCCCCCGCGGCACCGCTGCTGGGGCTCGCCTGGACGGGCGCCGCCGCCGTGCTGTGGCTGTGGTGGCGGGGCACCCCGGCCGTCGCCGCGACCACCGCCGACCGGCTGGTGAACGCGGGCCGGATCACCGGACTGCTGGCCGGCTATGTGATCGCTCTGGTGATCGCCCAGATGGCGCGCATCCCAGCCCTGGAACGCCGGGTCGGATCCGACCGCGTGGTCCGATGGCACGCGAGGACCGGCCGCTACGCGCTCTGCCTGACCCTCGCCCATGTCGTGCTGATCCTGTACGGATACGCGCTGCAGGCGGACACCGGCATCGTGGCGCAGACGGTCTCCGTCGTCACCGAATACCCGAGGATGGTCGAAGCGGCCGTCGGCACGCTCCTGCTGCTCCTCGTCGGTTTCGTGTCCGCCGGTGCCGTACGCCGTCGTATGCGCTACCGGGATTCATTCGCCGTGCATCGGCCTTCTGGCCGGTGGTGAATCGAATCTGGTGATGGCGACGCGGAGAGTCGCGGATCCCTGTCCGGCGGAGCCGGACATCGCATGGTCGCCACCCGTGGTACGGAGTGCCGCGAAGGGCTTCCCGGCGAGTCGGGCGATGCTCACACGGGCCGGTTCCGCTGTTCGATGTACTGCTTGACCACGGAGAGCGGGGCGCCGCCCACGGTGCCGGCGAAGAACATCAGAACGAAAACCGGCGCTAAGGATCAGTCGGCCCTGGTGGATGGCTGACTGGGCATCGGTTCCGGAGGCCTCTTGAAGTCGTTGTGCAGATAACGCCCTATTCCCGGTGGGATCGCTGATCACGACCTGCGGCGACGTTCGCGGAGCTGCCCGCAGGGAAGGCGTTGAACGTCCGCACGGCGGCGGACGTGTTCCTCGACTCGCTCGACAACCCGAACACCCCGCGCTCGTACGGCATGGACGACGAGATCGGTGAGGCCCTTGAACTGCTGTGGGGCACCTCCGCGGTCAACACGTGGAACGCCCGTCGGGCAGGGGTGCTGTCGTGGCTGGGCTGGTGTGCCGAGCGCGGCTATGACGGCCCGGCGGTTCCGGCATGGGTGAAGCGGCTCACCCCGCCGGACTCCGAGACCCCCGCCCGTTCGAAGATGGCGGTCGACCGGTTGATCGCCCGCCGCGACGTCCACCTGCGGGAGAAGACGCTGTGGCGGATGCTGTATGAGACCTGCGCGCGGGCGGAGGAGATCCTCGGCGTCAACATCGAGGAGCTGGACCTGGCCGGGCGCAGGGCCCCGGTGAAGGCGAAGGGGGCCCGGCCGCGGACCCGGCGCCGGGGCGCCCCGCGTGAGGAGTTCGTGCTGGAGACCGTCTTCTGGGACGCCGGCACCGCCCGCCTGCTGCCCCGGCTGATCAAGGGCCGTACCCGGGGGCCGGTATTCGTCACCCACCGCAGGCCGGGCCCCGGCAAGGTTCTCAGCTCCCGTGACGTCTGCCCGGACACCGGGCTGGTGCGGCTGTCGTACGGGCAGGCCCGTGCCCTGCTGGATGCCCACACCTCGGTCGGCGGGGCGCCGGGCACGGGCTGGGACCTGCACGAGTACCGGCATTCGGGCCCTACGCACCTGGGTGAGGCCGGGGCCAGCCTGCCGATGCTGATGGCGAAGTCCCGGCACAAGAAGCCGGAGAACGTACGGAAGTACTTCCACTCTCGGCGGAGGCGATCGCCGAGGTCACGAGTCTGCTCGCGCCGGGGGACAGCAGACGGTGAGGCTCTACAGACCGGGACGCCGTGGGAACTCGGCCGCTGTCTCAAGGCCCGGGTTCGCTCCTTTGCCTACGGCGTAGGCCAGACCGTATCCACCAGGGCAGGCCCGTCAGCCCAGCAGCGCGAACAGCCGCCCCAGTGCCTCCAAGACGGGCCTGCCCACCTCGCCCACGGTCGCCGCGATCTGCGAGACGGACGCCAGGATCATGCCGCGCTCACGCAGGGCGGCCCGGTCGGGGGTGAGCGCGGGCAGCGCGTTCTCCACGGTCTGGGCCTGGTCCGGGGTGAGCACCGGGCGCAGGTCGTTGAGGAGGCGGGTGAGGTCCGTCACGGCGGCTTGGAGCTCGGTGTCCTGAGCGGTGCCGTCGTTCTGGACGACGGTGCCGTGGTTGATGCCGATGACCCTTTCGCCGCCGTTCACGTTGACGACGTCTCCGTAGTAGTTCGATGTGTCGCTCACAGTTTGATCCCCGTGTTTCCCCTGCCGCCGTTCATGTTGACGACAGAACCGAAGTTGTTCGTCGTGTTGTACTGCTCGAGGACGGCGGAGAACTCGTATTCCGGGTGGTCGATCGCGTACACGATCTGCCCGGCGATCGCCCGCAGTTCATCCATGGTCGGCAGGGTCAAGACCACCCTGGAACCGCTGTTCAGCTCGACGACCAGCACCGGCTTCCTCGACCAGAGCAGGACGGCGCAGACAATGACCAGGGTGAACAGGGTCAGGACGCCCGGGGCAGGGCCGCCGCCCCCGCCGCCCCCGTCCGTGGAGTCGAGCCGGGCGGAGACCAAGAAGGCGACGACCACCAACAGCAGGAAGTAGACGCCGGCCTTGCCCCAGGCGGGCTTCAGCCTGAACACTTCGACCCAGCTGACATTGCGCAACGGAACCGCCGCCGACCCCACCCACAGGATCTGCCGCTGGACCCGGAGTTCCAGCGGCTTTCCCCTGCGGGGAGGCAGCGGCATCGGCTGTACCTGAGGAGGCGGCTGAGACGGGGGCCGGGGCGGAAGCTGTGGCGGAGGCCCGGGAGGTGGTACGCCGATGCCGCCTGTGTGATCCATGGTCCCCCCGTGCTGTCGTCACAACCACCCGCTCAGTGCGTGGCGCGGGAGCATCATTAAGCCTGTGCGGGGTCGTGGGACGGCAGACGAGATACGGCCAATGTCATCGTCACTCGTCGTCGGCGGCGTCCGGGTCCCGCAGCGGCCGCAGGACGCCGGGCAGGTCGGGGAGCTGGAAGGAGTACCGGCCCAGCATGTTGATGTGGTGCCGTACGAACGGTGAGAGGCGGGCGACGTCCTCGTCACGGATGTCGAAGCCGTCCGCCCGTAGTTGGTGCACCGCGGCGTCCATGTACCGGGTGTTGAAGAGCACGAGGGCGTTGAGGACCAGGCCCAGGGCGCCGATCTGGTCTTCCAAGCCGTCCTGGTAGCGCTGGTAGAGCTGTCCGTGCCGGCCGTGGA of the Streptomyces sp. T12 genome contains:
- a CDS encoding FAD-binding and (Fe-S)-binding domain-containing protein, with the translated sequence MTTTAPGRPGLDAAAVAAALAGEDCGEVAGDAGRRAQYSADASNYRQIPLAVVFPCERRHVLNALAVCRRLGVPVTSRGAGTSTSGQAVGAGVVLDFSRHFNRLLALDPQERTATVQPGIVLDDLQSAAFAHGLLFGADPSTHSRCTLGGMIGNNACGSHSLAWGRTADNVLELEVVTYRGTVVRLGEMTQREIDEAIAAGDDRGQLIASLHRLAQDNLAALRTKLGQFPRQVSGYALEHLLPERRFNLARALVGSEGTLAVVLSATVRLISPPPARALVVLGFQDAGAAADAVPALLDHELLALEGLDQALTDIVTRPETRATIDTLPTARAWLFAELGGTAEELSRRANELTETARQAAGCTGSEIVTDPARARRLWRIREDGAGLATRMPDGSEAWPGWEDAAVPPGQLGSYLRQFTRLLDQHDLRGAVYGHFGEGCLHVRIDFDFTTEQGTAVFRAFVTDAAKLVTAHGGSLSGEHGDGQARSELLPLMYGPEVIALFEEFKEIWDPDNGLNPGMIVRPLPVDGNLRVSAHRTPLPLVSSSRGFAFHADDGDFAKATRRCVGVGKCRTAAHRGDVMCPSYRVTLDEKDSTRGRARLLYEMTQGEVITDGWRSTEVRDALDLCLSCKGCSADCPVEVDMATYKSEFLYHHYKGRVRPASHYTMGWLPLLSRAAARMPRLVNALTSSRLAPLLKRLGGIDGRREIPRFADETFLARFRRRTPKGDGHRGPVMLWVDSFNNHFTPEVLEAGVAVLEDAGFRVQVPDGTQCCGLTWITTGQLGIARRMARRTVNALASAADSGTPVVGLEPSCTAALKTDLPELLDGDDRARALAAATVTLAELLVRHAPDWQPPRIDARSISQTHCHQHATSGFGADSALLHRMGVDNTTIASGCCGLAGNFGFERGHYDVSVAAGEQVLLPAVRSAAPGTHVLADGFSCRTQIAQQTDRTGTHLAQLIARALPPATELPATDKEHIRD
- a CDS encoding DUF6232 family protein, with translation MPLPPRRGKPLELRVQRQILWVGSAAVPLRNVSWVEVFRLKPAWGKAGVYFLLLVVVAFLVSARLDSTDGGGGGGGPAPGVLTLFTLVIVCAVLLWSRKPVLVVELNSGSRVVLTLPTMDELRAIAGQIVYAIDHPEYEFSAVLEQYNTTNNFGSVVNMNGGRGNTGIKL
- a CDS encoding Glu/Leu/Phe/Val dehydrogenase, yielding MTDALSLVDDWGPEKIVVVSHRRTGMKGVLVIDNTARGIGKGGTRMSPTVTVDEVARLARVMTWKWASADLFYGGAKAGIVAAPASPDKEAILRAFARALSNEVPREYVMGLDMGLTESDAAIIQDELGDRGAAVGTPEHLGGVAYDKLGVTGYGVAESTDAAAQRLGLPLGGARVAIQGFGAVGSAAARRFSELGATVVAVSTAHGALHDPTGLDVDDLLTAREEHGDHFVTRRPVRGTTLASGAELTVDCDILVPAALQDVIDHSTAHEIKARLVVEGANLPTSVDAQDILDRRGITVVPDFVANAGGVVAAAFAMDARYSGFRPDTTAIFETISTRLRANTVTVLDEAERCHVTPHAAGRALAEQRVRTAMRSKGRLPRD
- a CDS encoding bifunctional polysaccharide deacetylase/glycosyltransferase family 2 protein, with product MSRSTRRRHARSREPRRHWRLLALTLSVVFAALLFEGWTIHEVDAAKTRLPCTRPVPEAVDESGPVLRRISGNDVESSAVPARTVALTYDGGPDPYWTPRLLDLLRRHHAHATFFLLGAEAARHPELVRRILDEGHEIGSHTYTGADLGSSSRVRTAMELTLTEKTLAGSAGIRTDLLRMPLTTQVDTLCGAEWSAARRAAANGYVVVAADRPDRDPKYGMVRQFSQTDLAYDETKDLLGNPHADRFTTVTDALGMPSADTRVSTAERWQGKALIWTTTAGHAFTNAMTWVLLALGALGVLRLVMLTVFARAHVRRLTRFRPGSPRLREVDAPVTVLVPAYNEEAGIESTVRSLLASTHWGLEVIVIDDGSTDQTADLATWINDPRVRVIRQPNSGKAAALNTGLAHASYDIVVMVDADTVFEPDALYRLIQPLAHPAVGAVSGNTKVGNRRGLLGRWQHLEYVFGFNLDRRMFEVLECMPTVPGAIGAFRRDALMGVGGVSEDTLAEDTDLTMALWRAGWRVVYEESSIAWTEVPTSLRQLWRQRYRWCYGTLQAMWKHRGAVLEVGTAGRFARRGLTYLMLFQVVMPLMAPVVDLFALYGALFTDPAQALGVWLAFLVLQLLCAGYALRLDREKLRALWSMPFQLFVYRQLMYLVVIQSVFALLGGTRLKWHRMQRAGTAATEQLRQPVAARELSSR
- a CDS encoding LCP family protein yields the protein MEPMEPMQPMSGWNGETQAPRVLTGQLIAQTEQIRPYEEPVPSPNGAQPGGGHTRSTRPPWVRPSRRRRIARLLALLLGALLLTGGGTYAWADFELDRAVDLGEAGDRPPQGKGTTYLIVGSDNRDGLSEQDRKDLHAGGGGGGRTDSMMLLHTGAHGTTLVSLPRDSWVTLPSYLDPDTGKRHRAAKNKLNAAYSLGGARLLVRTVELNTGLRVDHYAEIGFGGFVGVVDAVGGVDMCVDRDIKDKKSGLDLTKGCHTLDGAQALAFVRQRHQEAQGDLGRSRNQQKFLAALAHKAATPGTALNPFRAYPLLGAALDTLVVDKDMEPRTLVSLFQAMRSVSSGDGRQLSVPVAGVGISTSKGSAVKWDAAKAKRLFTALRNDRPVSIAEKG